A window from Schistosoma haematobium chromosome 3, whole genome shotgun sequence encodes these proteins:
- a CDS encoding hypothetical protein (EggNog:ENOG410WG9K~COG:S), with protein sequence MADQFTYANMQQASQAGYPPFHYPTASDQNAQLLQGYALSQQGNPAAGVPGSMFGAQSAASYNFDQTGSAYNQTSSIPVCQVDGSQVPMQPAAGGFAYPNFSGSFNQYPGMGQGMPPGLSAVQAGFSTDMQQFGPLMANAFGQTMSANGAILEAIAHEQGLAGFNPVAFLQDPTGTNTRGGLGSGRGSSQRGGYNKFGGSRSGSNLPSVTNPDGLREDTIFVSNLPQNIDHDVMKSQFGVVGKIKINSKSGMPMIWIFKEKGIPKGEALVTYEDPSCVQSAIQWFKEHEFLGRKIEVKQAINSQRPVIIPPGGGGLLGGNGNGPNNPAAALAVAAVAAAASGNTVASLMNNSAAAAASLAALTANNPQLAAHFDSKEYPGMGRGASTASRGARGAITNGSSVRPSVGSAQAGSREGDWSCPQCGNINFSWREQCNRCQSTRSGDGSSNPDTNSRNNLNATSRSAQPPAAVMNSSSQQSNPGFGRGGAMNPTSSANRGGRGGGPMRGSSVGTGRARPAPY encoded by the exons AGTTCACATATGCTAACATGCAACAGGCTAGTCAAGCTGGCTACCCCCCCTTCCACTATCCAACAGCAAGTGATCAAAACGCTCAGTTGCTTCAAGGTTATGCGCTTTCTCAACAAGGAAATCCAGCTGCTGGAGTTCCAGGCTCTATGTTTGGGGCTCAGTCAGCGGCTTCATATAATTTTGACCAAACAGGTTCTGCTTACAACCAAACCTCTTCGATTCCCGTATGTCAGGTAGACGGTTCACAAGTCCCTATGCAACCCG CTGCCGGAGGCTTTGCTTACCCTAATTTCTCTGGGTCATTCAATCAGTATCCTGGAATGGGGCAAGGTATGCCTCCTGGATTGTCAGCTGTCCAAGCAGGCTTCAGTACCG aTATGCAACAGTTTGGGCCACTCATGGCTAATGCTTTTGGGCAAACGATGTCTGCTAATGGAGCGATTTTAGAGGCCATAGCTCACGAACAAGGACTTGCAG GTTTTAATCCAGTCGCTTTCCTCCAAGACCCAACTGGCACGAACACTCGCGGTGGATTGGGCTCTGGAAGAGGCAGCAG CCAAAGAGGTGGATATAACAAGTTTGGCG GTTCTCGATCGGGTTCCAACTTGCCCAGTGTCACTAATC CTGATGGACTCCGGGAGGATACAATCTTTGTCAGTAATCTGCCTCAAAATATTGATCACGATGTGATGAAGTCTCAATTTGGTGTCGTCGGGAAAATCAAG ATCAATTCCAAAAGCGGTATGCCCATGATATGGATATTTAAAGAAAAAGGTATACCTAAAGGCGAAGCGCTTGTAACTTATGAAGATCCAAGTTGTGTCCAATCGGCTattcagtggtttaaag AGCATGAATTTTTGGGAAGAAAGATTGAAGTCAAACAAGCTATTAACAGTCAAAGACCAGTTATTATCCCTCCTGGGGGAGGTGGTTTGCTGGGAGGAAATGGAAATGGACCAAACAATCCTGCTGCTGCTCTGGCTGTCGCAGCTGTGGCTGCGGCTGCCAGTGGGAACACTGTTGCCAGTTTGATGAATAACAGTGCGGCTGCTGCGGCCAGCCTTGCTGCTCTTACAGCGAACAACCCTCAGCTGGCTGCCCACTTTGATTCCAAGGAGTATCCAGGTATGGGTCGCGGAGCAAGCACAGCCTCTCGAGGTGCCCGTGGAGCAATTACCAATGGTTCTTCTGTACGACCTAGCGTCGGTTCGGCTCAAGCAGGTTCAAGGGAAGGTGACTGGAGCTGTCCACAGTGTGGTAATATTAACTTTTCATGGCGAGAACAATGTAATAGGTGCCAG TCAACTCGTTCAGGCGATGGATCTAGTAATCCTGATACGAATTCTAGAAATAACTTGAATGCAACTAGTCGAAGTGCTCAACCACCTGCTGCAGTTATGAATTCCAGTTCTCAACAGAGCAATCCTGGGTTTGGACGAGGCGGGGCAATGAATCCTACTTCAAGCGCCAATCGAGGAGGTCGAGGTGGTGGTCCCATGCGTGGAAGTAGTGTTGGAACAGGTCGGGCACGTCCAGCGCCTTATTAA
- a CDS encoding hypothetical protein (EggNog:ENOG410WG9K~COG:S) gives MKSQFGVVGKIKINSKSGMPMIWIFKEKGIPKGEALVTYEDPSCVQSAIQWFKEHEFLGRKIEVKQAINSQRPVIIPPGGGGLLGGNGNGPNNPAAALAVAAVAAAASGNTVASLMNNSAAAAASLAALTANNPQLAAHFDSKEYPGMGRGASTASRGARGAITNGSSVRPSVGSAQAGSREGDWSCPQCGNINFSWREQCNRCQSTRSGDGSSNPDTNSRNNLNATSRSAQPPAAVMNSSSQQSNPGFGRGGAMNPTSSANRGGRGGGPMRGSSVGTGRARPAPY, from the exons ATGAAGTCTCAATTTGGTGTCGTCGGGAAAATCAAG ATCAATTCCAAAAGCGGTATGCCCATGATATGGATATTTAAAGAAAAAGGTATACCTAAAGGCGAAGCGCTTGTAACTTATGAAGATCCAAGTTGTGTCCAATCGGCTattcagtggtttaaag AGCATGAATTTTTGGGAAGAAAGATTGAAGTCAAACAAGCTATTAACAGTCAAAGACCAGTTATTATCCCTCCTGGGGGAGGTGGTTTGCTGGGAGGAAATGGAAATGGACCAAACAATCCTGCTGCTGCTCTGGCTGTCGCAGCTGTGGCTGCGGCTGCCAGTGGGAACACTGTTGCCAGTTTGATGAATAACAGTGCGGCTGCTGCGGCCAGCCTTGCTGCTCTTACAGCGAACAACCCTCAGCTGGCTGCCCACTTTGATTCCAAGGAGTATCCAGGTATGGGTCGCGGAGCAAGCACAGCCTCTCGAGGTGCCCGTGGAGCAATTACCAATGGTTCTTCTGTACGACCTAGCGTCGGTTCGGCTCAAGCAGGTTCAAGGGAAGGTGACTGGAGCTGTCCACAGTGTGGTAATATTAACTTTTCATGGCGAGAACAATGTAATAGGTGCCAG TCAACTCGTTCAGGCGATGGATCTAGTAATCCTGATACGAATTCTAGAAATAACTTGAATGCAACTAGTCGAAGTGCTCAACCACCTGCTGCAGTTATGAATTCCAGTTCTCAACAGAGCAATCCTGGGTTTGGACGAGGCGGGGCAATGAATCCTACTTCAAGCGCCAATCGAGGAGGTCGAGGTGGTGGTCCCATGCGTGGAAGTAGTGTTGGAACAGGTCGGGCACGTCCAGCGCCTTATTAA